From one Streptomyces sp. NBC_01478 genomic stretch:
- a CDS encoding tryptorubin family RiPP precursor, with protein sequence MKLLFAVRNKVAARKSLKASAWYLWY encoded by the coding sequence ATGAAGCTTCTCTTCGCCGTCCGCAACAAGGTCGCCGCTCGCAAGAGCCTGAAGGCGAGCGCCTGGTACCTCTGGTACTGA
- a CDS encoding right-handed parallel beta-helix repeat-containing protein, translating into MACVGLVAGTLVALSGTPAQAASATQYVSPTGTASAAGTLSAPTTLATAISRIASGGTIYVRGGTYAYGSTITIPAGADGTASARTTLTAYNGETPVLNFAAQSESSSNRGLQLNANYWRLYGLTVSHAGDNGIYVGGSNNVIERTVTSYNRDTGLQLGRISSSTPSSSWPSNNLVVSSESHDNADSDGEDADGFAAKLTTGTGNVFRYDVSHNNIDDGWDLYTKTDTGAIGPVTIEYSLSYGNGTLTDGSQSGDGDRNGYKLGGDDIAVNHVVRHDIAYGNGHHGFTYNSNPGTMAVSNNVGIDNAERNFSFDTGTSVFRTNTSCRFAVSGSNDKTVGDADSSNQFWTGTNGARCSSYSGSLGWSFTSGGQLAVTFGGKVVNP; encoded by the coding sequence ATGGCGTGTGTCGGCCTGGTGGCCGGCACGCTCGTAGCACTCTCCGGCACCCCGGCGCAGGCCGCGAGCGCCACCCAGTACGTGTCACCGACCGGCACCGCGAGCGCGGCCGGCACCCTCTCCGCCCCCACCACCCTCGCCACGGCGATCAGCCGCATCGCGTCCGGCGGCACGATCTATGTGCGCGGCGGGACGTACGCCTACGGCTCGACGATCACGATCCCCGCGGGTGCCGACGGCACGGCGTCCGCCCGCACCACGCTCACCGCCTACAACGGCGAGACCCCGGTCCTCAACTTCGCTGCGCAGAGCGAGAGTTCGTCGAACCGCGGGCTCCAGTTGAACGCCAACTACTGGCGCCTCTACGGCCTCACGGTGTCGCACGCAGGGGACAACGGGATCTACGTCGGAGGCAGCAACAACGTCATCGAGCGCACGGTGACGTCGTACAACCGCGACACGGGCCTCCAACTGGGCCGCATCTCCTCCAGCACGCCGAGCTCGTCCTGGCCCTCGAACAACCTGGTCGTCAGCTCGGAGTCGCACGACAACGCCGACTCCGACGGCGAGGACGCGGACGGCTTCGCCGCGAAGCTGACGACCGGTACCGGGAACGTCTTCCGCTACGACGTCTCCCACAACAACATCGACGACGGCTGGGACCTGTACACCAAGACCGACACGGGCGCGATCGGCCCGGTGACCATCGAGTACAGCCTCTCCTACGGCAACGGCACGCTGACCGACGGCAGCCAGAGCGGCGACGGCGACCGCAACGGCTACAAGCTCGGCGGCGACGACATCGCGGTCAACCACGTCGTCCGGCACGACATCGCCTACGGCAACGGCCATCACGGGTTCACCTACAACAGCAACCCGGGCACGATGGCGGTCTCGAACAACGTCGGCATCGACAACGCGGAGCGCAACTTCTCGTTCGACACGGGTACGTCAGTGTTCCGCACGAACACGTCGTGCCGGTTCGCGGTCAGCGGCTCGAACGACAAGACGGTGGGCGACGCGGACAGCTCGAACCAGTTCTGGACGGGGACGAACGGGGCACGGTGCTCGTCCTATTCCGGGAGCCTGGGCTGGTCCTTCACCTCGGGCGGCCAACTCGCCGTGACGTTCGGCGGCAAGGTGGTGAACCCGTAA
- the rplB gene encoding 50S ribosomal protein L2: MGIRKYKPTTPGRRGSSVADFVEVTRSTPEKSLVRPLHSKGGRNNSGRVTVRHQGGGHKRAYRVIDFRRHDKDGVPAKVAHIEYDPNRTARIALLHYADGEKRYILAPRNLSQGDRVENGPGADIKPGNNLALRNIPVGTTIHAIELRPGGGAKFARSAGASVQLLAKEGTMAHLRMPSGEIRLVDQRCRATVGEVGNAEQSNINWGKAGRKRWLGVRPTVRGVAMNPVDHPHGGGEGKTSGGRHPVSPWGQKEGRTRSPKKASSKYIVRRRKTNKKR, from the coding sequence ATGGGAATCCGCAAGTACAAGCCGACTACGCCGGGCCGTCGTGGCTCCAGCGTCGCCGACTTCGTCGAGGTCACGCGGTCCACGCCGGAGAAGTCGCTGGTTCGCCCCCTGCACAGCAAGGGCGGCCGTAACAATTCCGGTCGTGTGACCGTTCGCCACCAGGGTGGCGGACACAAGCGCGCCTACCGCGTCATCGACTTCCGTCGCCATGACAAGGACGGCGTGCCGGCGAAGGTCGCGCACATCGAGTACGACCCCAACCGCACCGCGCGCATCGCGCTGCTGCACTACGCGGACGGCGAGAAGCGCTACATCCTCGCCCCCCGCAACCTGTCGCAGGGCGACCGCGTCGAGAACGGTCCCGGGGCCGACATCAAGCCGGGCAACAACCTGGCGCTCCGCAACATCCCGGTCGGTACCACGATCCACGCGATCGAGCTCCGTCCCGGTGGCGGCGCCAAGTTCGCCCGCTCCGCCGGTGCCTCCGTGCAGCTGCTGGCGAAGGAGGGCACGATGGCCCACCTTCGTATGCCCTCCGGTGAGATCCGCCTGGTCGACCAGCGCTGCCGCGCCACGGTCGGCGAGGTCGGCAACGCCGAGCAGAGCAACATCAACTGGGGCAAGGCAGGCCGCAAGCGCTGGCTGGGCGTCCGCCCGACCGTCCGCGGTGTTGCGATGAACCCGGTCGACCACCCGCACGGTGGTGGTGAGGGCAAGACCTCCGGTGGTCGCCACCCGGTCAGCCCGTGGGGTCAGAAGGAGGGTCGTACTCGCTCGCCGAAGAAGGCTTCGAGCAAGTACATCGTCCGCCGCCGCAAGACGAACAAGAAGCGCTAG
- the rplC gene encoding 50S ribosomal protein L3 translates to MAKQIKGILGEKLGMTQVWDENNRVVPVTVVKAGPNVVTQVRTNDSDGYESVQIAFGEIDPRKVNKPLKGHFAKADVTPRRHLVEIRTAAASEYTLGQEITAATFEAGVKVDVTGKSKGKGFAGVMKRHNFKGLGAGHGTQRKHRSPGSIGGCATPGRVFKGMRMAGRMGNERVTTQNLTVHAVDAEKGLLLIKGAIPGPNGGLVLVRTAAKGA, encoded by the coding sequence ATGGCTAAGCAGATCAAGGGCATCCTGGGCGAGAAGCTCGGCATGACGCAGGTGTGGGACGAGAACAACCGTGTTGTTCCGGTCACCGTCGTCAAGGCCGGCCCGAACGTCGTGACCCAGGTCCGTACGAATGACTCCGACGGCTACGAGTCGGTCCAGATCGCCTTCGGCGAGATCGACCCGCGCAAGGTGAACAAGCCCCTCAAGGGTCACTTCGCCAAGGCCGACGTCACCCCCCGCCGCCACCTCGTCGAGATCCGTACCGCTGCTGCCAGCGAGTACACCCTCGGCCAGGAGATCACCGCCGCGACCTTCGAGGCCGGCGTCAAGGTGGACGTGACCGGCAAGAGCAAGGGCAAGGGCTTCGCCGGTGTCATGAAGCGTCACAACTTCAAGGGCCTCGGCGCCGGACACGGCACCCAGCGCAAGCACCGCTCGCCCGGTTCCATCGGTGGCTGTGCCACCCCCGGCCGTGTGTTCAAGGGCATGCGTATGGCGGGCCGTATGGGCAACGAGCGGGTCACCACCCAGAACCTGACCGTTCACGCTGTTGACGCGGAGAAGGGACTGCTCCTCATCAAGGGAGCCATCCCCGGTCCGAACGGCGGCCTCGTCCTGGTCCGTACCGCCGCCAAGGGGGCCTGA
- the rpsJ gene encoding 30S ribosomal protein S10 → MAGQKIRIRLKAYDHEVIDSSAKKIVETVTRTGASVAGPVPLPTEKNVYCVIKSPHKYKDSREHFEMRTHKRLIDILDPTPKTVDSLMRLDLPAGVDIEIKL, encoded by the coding sequence ATGGCGGGACAGAAGATCCGCATCCGGCTCAAGGCCTACGACCACGAGGTCATCGATTCCTCGGCGAAGAAGATCGTCGAGACGGTGACGCGCACTGGTGCGTCGGTCGCGGGCCCGGTGCCGCTGCCCACTGAGAAGAACGTGTACTGCGTCATCAAGTCGCCGCACAAGTACAAGGACTCGCGCGAGCACTTCGAGATGCGCACGCACAAGCGCCTGATCGACATCCTCGACCCCACCCCCAAGACCGTTGACTCTCTGATGCGACTCGACCTCCCGGCCGGTGTCGACATCGAGATCAAGCTCTAG
- the rpsC gene encoding 30S ribosomal protein S3, translating to MGQKVNPHGFRLGITTDFKSRWYADKLYKDYVKEDVAIRRMMTSGMERAGISKVEIERTRDRVRVDIHTARPGIVIGRRGAEADRIRGDLEKLTGKQVQLNILEVKNPETDAQLVAQAVAEQLSSRVSFRRAMRKSMQSAMKAGAKGIKIQCGGRLGGAEMSRSEFYREGRVPLHTLRANVDYGFFEAKTTFGRIGVKVWIYKGDVKNIAEVRAENAAARAGNRPARGGAGGGGDRPARGGGRGGERGGRGRKPQQQSAPAAEAPKADAPAAAAAPAESTGTEA from the coding sequence ATGGGCCAGAAGGTTAACCCGCACGGGTTCCGGCTCGGCATCACCACGGACTTCAAGTCCCGGTGGTACGCCGACAAGCTGTACAAGGACTACGTCAAGGAAGACGTCGCCATCCGTCGGATGATGACGTCCGGCATGGAGCGCGCCGGTATCTCGAAGGTGGAGATCGAGCGCACCCGTGACCGCGTGCGTGTGGACATCCACACCGCTCGTCCGGGCATCGTCATCGGCCGCCGTGGCGCCGAGGCCGACCGCATCCGCGGCGACCTCGAGAAGCTCACGGGCAAGCAGGTCCAGCTCAACATCCTCGAGGTCAAGAACCCCGAGACGGATGCTCAGTTGGTCGCGCAGGCCGTCGCCGAGCAGCTCTCCTCCCGCGTCTCCTTCCGCCGTGCCATGCGTAAGAGCATGCAGTCGGCGATGAAGGCCGGCGCCAAGGGCATCAAGATCCAGTGCGGCGGTCGCCTCGGCGGCGCCGAGATGTCCCGCTCGGAGTTCTACCGCGAGGGCCGCGTGCCCCTGCACACGCTCCGCGCGAACGTGGACTACGGCTTCTTCGAGGCCAAGACGACCTTCGGCCGTATCGGTGTGAAGGTCTGGATCTACAAGGGCGACGTCAAGAACATCGCCGAGGTCCGCGCCGAGAACGCTGCGGCCCGTGCGGGTAACCGCCCGGCTCGCGGTGGCGCGGGTGGCGGCGGCGACCGCCCGGCCCGCGGCGGTGGCCGCGGTGGCGAGCGTGGCGGCCGCGGCCGCAAGCCGCAGCAGCAGTCCGCGCCGGCTGCCGAGGCCCCCAAGGCCGACGCTCCCGCCGCCGCTGCCGCGCCGGCTGAGAGCACCGGAACGGAGGCCTGA
- a CDS encoding DUF397 domain-containing protein, translating into MIGEATELLWFKSSYSDSSNGNDCVEIATTPHTIHIRDSKNTQGPRLTLAPTAWTDFVAYAAE; encoded by the coding sequence ATGATCGGCGAGGCTACTGAGTTGCTGTGGTTCAAGAGCAGCTACAGCGACAGCAGCAACGGCAACGACTGCGTCGAGATAGCCACCACCCCCCACACCATCCACATCCGCGACTCCAAGAACACCCAGGGCCCCCGCCTCACCCTCGCCCCCACCGCCTGGACCGACTTCGTGGCGTACGCCGCCGAGTAG
- the rplV gene encoding 50S ribosomal protein L22, which produces MEARAQARYIRVTPMKARRVVDLIRGMDATEAQAVLRFAPQAASVPVGKVLDSAIANAAHNYDHTDAGSLVISEAYVDEGPTLKRFRPRAQGRAYRIRKRTSHITVVVSSKEGTR; this is translated from the coding sequence ATGGAAGCCAGGGCCCAGGCGCGGTACATCCGCGTCACGCCCATGAAGGCCCGCCGCGTGGTGGACCTCATCCGTGGCATGGACGCCACGGAGGCTCAGGCGGTCCTGCGTTTCGCCCCGCAGGCCGCGAGCGTGCCGGTCGGCAAGGTGCTTGACAGCGCCATTGCCAACGCCGCGCACAACTACGACCACACCGACGCCGGCAGCCTCGTCATCTCCGAGGCCTACGTCGACGAGGGTCCGACCCTGAAGCGGTTCCGTCCGCGTGCCCAGGGCCGTGCCTACCGGATCCGCAAGCGGACCAGCCACATCACCGTGGTCGTCAGCAGCAAGGAAGGAACCCGGTAA
- the rplW gene encoding 50S ribosomal protein L23 → MATRHPSIASKAAKAKKVARIAKAKRHETEGKNTVETPISKSFTDPRDVLLKPVVSEKSYALLDEGKYTFIVAPGANKTQIKQAVQAVFSVKVTGVNTINRQGKRKRTKTGFGQRAGSKRAIVTLAEGDRIDIFGGPAA, encoded by the coding sequence ATGGCTACGCGTCACCCGAGCATCGCCTCGAAGGCCGCCAAGGCCAAGAAGGTCGCGCGCATCGCCAAGGCGAAGCGCCACGAGACCGAGGGCAAGAACACTGTCGAGACGCCGATCAGCAAGTCGTTCACGGACCCCCGTGACGTGCTGCTGAAGCCGGTCGTCTCGGAGAAGAGCTACGCGCTCCTCGACGAGGGCAAGTACACCTTCATCGTGGCCCCGGGCGCCAACAAGACCCAGATCAAGCAGGCCGTCCAGGCGGTCTTCTCGGTCAAGGTCACCGGGGTCAACACGATCAACCGCCAGGGCAAGCGCAAGCGCACCAAGACCGGTTTCGGTCAGCGCGCGGGCTCCAAGCGCGCGATCGTGACCCTCGCTGAAGGCGACCGTATCGACATCTTCGGCGGTCCGGCCGCGTAA
- a CDS encoding helix-turn-helix domain-containing protein, translating to MDTRDITAPPRAQSRHTADKHPNQRHRPSGGGLTHENARHTTRFTVIGNHLAQHPELSALAIGLGVHIQSLPAGARADIKTLAARFPEGTTRIAAALRELETHGYLRRERHRIPDGRIITRTISCNQPGGRRRDRKEPHTPPKAPAPRRERAPRKPLPAVPRPAYPAPALLQTATDLLADLRRHSPDLLLSACDTAHLAPGVAAWLERDVTPTAVRHALTADLPPEGLRRPAALLAHRLTVQLPPPPPFRAPAPPPAVRHPLHNCEGCDRAFRSPTPGRCHDCRTDLPGAA from the coding sequence ATGGATACACGCGACATTACCGCGCCCCCGCGCGCCCAGTCCCGGCACACCGCCGACAAACACCCGAACCAGCGGCACCGTCCCTCCGGCGGCGGGCTCACGCACGAGAACGCCCGCCACACCACCCGCTTCACGGTGATCGGCAACCACCTCGCCCAGCACCCGGAGTTGTCGGCCCTCGCGATCGGCCTCGGCGTCCACATCCAGTCCCTCCCCGCAGGCGCCCGCGCAGACATCAAGACGCTCGCGGCCCGTTTCCCGGAAGGCACGACCCGAATCGCCGCCGCGCTACGGGAGTTGGAGACCCACGGCTACCTCCGCCGCGAACGCCACCGCATCCCCGACGGCCGCATCATCACCCGCACGATCTCCTGCAACCAGCCCGGCGGCCGCCGTAGAGACCGCAAAGAACCCCACACGCCACCGAAAGCACCCGCGCCCCGGCGCGAACGGGCGCCCCGCAAGCCGCTTCCCGCCGTACCGCGCCCCGCATACCCGGCCCCCGCCCTCCTCCAGACGGCCACCGACCTGCTCGCAGACCTCCGCCGCCACAGCCCCGACCTCCTCCTGTCGGCCTGCGACACGGCCCACCTGGCCCCCGGTGTCGCGGCCTGGCTGGAGCGGGACGTCACCCCCACAGCCGTACGCCACGCACTGACCGCAGACCTCCCGCCTGAAGGCCTACGCCGCCCCGCAGCCCTCCTGGCCCACCGCCTGACAGTCCAACTGCCGCCCCCACCACCGTTCCGCGCCCCGGCACCACCACCAGCCGTACGGCACCCGCTCCACAACTGCGAAGGCTGCGACCGCGCCTTCCGCTCGCCCACCCCAGGACGCTGCCATGACTGCCGAACCGATCTTCCGGGAGCCGCCTAG
- a CDS encoding cytochrome P450: MSLSSVPRERATEFAPRLAALLRDHPGQDVFRLEPDTVGVAGPEVADRILAARRARETERPTFKPLHGHSISRTEASAVTRTVGDDVRAALAGPLPEGVDLSGSWPLTGHLFLRDLILGGDPYRLRMLMSRNLELTPKLTWSVIAVGAALPGWPRPAPHLTGLAARAAEAVGYQNRRYAMGIYRRAAAPVCFTVSTLVANALWLGHPFEDGMPNRHIIHESLRLLPPSWNILRNASPEYPAIDGRIGEGDDVLVLPLLFHRDPALWDAPERFRPERWNDLDPDTAPGYLPFGHSSERCWGRHMVMPLAELLLDLVRKSGLEVDRDQRVGKVPLLGLLGVEDVRLTKRA, encoded by the coding sequence ATGTCCCTGTCGTCCGTGCCGAGAGAGCGCGCCACCGAGTTCGCCCCGCGTCTGGCCGCCCTGCTGCGGGACCATCCCGGCCAGGACGTGTTCCGGCTGGAGCCGGACACCGTCGGGGTGGCCGGCCCCGAGGTCGCCGACCGCATTCTGGCCGCGCGTCGCGCCAGGGAAACCGAGCGGCCCACGTTCAAACCGCTGCACGGACACTCCATCTCCAGGACTGAGGCTTCGGCAGTCACCCGGACCGTCGGCGATGACGTCCGTGCGGCACTCGCCGGGCCGCTGCCCGAGGGCGTGGACCTGTCGGGTTCCTGGCCGCTGACCGGACACCTCTTCCTGCGCGACCTGATCCTCGGCGGCGATCCGTACCGGCTGCGGATGCTGATGAGCCGCAACCTCGAACTCACCCCGAAACTCACCTGGTCCGTCATCGCCGTCGGAGCCGCCCTGCCGGGCTGGCCCCGCCCCGCGCCCCACCTCACGGGCCTGGCCGCCCGCGCGGCCGAGGCGGTCGGTTACCAGAACCGCCGCTACGCGATGGGGATCTACCGGCGCGCAGCCGCCCCCGTGTGCTTCACGGTCTCCACACTGGTGGCGAACGCCCTGTGGCTCGGCCATCCCTTCGAGGACGGCATGCCGAACCGGCACATCATCCACGAGTCCCTGCGGCTGCTCCCGCCCTCCTGGAACATCCTGCGCAACGCGTCTCCCGAGTATCCGGCCATCGACGGCCGGATAGGCGAGGGCGACGACGTTCTGGTGCTGCCCCTGCTCTTCCACCGGGATCCCGCCCTCTGGGACGCCCCGGAACGCTTCCGCCCGGAACGCTGGAACGACCTCGATCCGGACACCGCCCCCGGCTATCTGCCCTTCGGCCACTCCTCCGAGCGCTGCTGGGGGCGACACATGGTGATGCCGCTGGCCGAGTTGCTGCTCGACCTGGTCCGTAAGTCCGGCCTGGAGGTGGACCGGGACCAGCGCGTCGGCAAGGTGCCGCTGCTCGGCTTGCTCGGCGTCGAGGACGTACGGCTGACAAAGCGCGCCTGA
- the rplP gene encoding 50S ribosomal protein L16: protein MLIPRRVKHRKQHHPKRRGQAKGGTQVSFGEYGIQALTPAYVTNRQIEAARIAMTRHIKRGGKVWINIYPDRPLTKKPAETRMGSGKGSPEWWIANVHPGRVMFELSYPNEKIAREALTRAAHKLPMKCRIVKREAGEA from the coding sequence ATGCTGATCCCCCGTAGGGTCAAGCACCGCAAGCAGCACCACCCCAAGCGTCGTGGTCAGGCCAAGGGCGGTACGCAGGTTTCGTTCGGCGAGTACGGCATTCAGGCCCTCACGCCGGCGTACGTGACGAACCGCCAGATCGAGGCCGCGCGTATCGCGATGACCCGCCACATCAAGCGTGGCGGCAAGGTCTGGATCAACATCTACCCGGACCGCCCGCTCACGAAGAAGCCTGCCGAGACCCGCATGGGTTCCGGTAAGGGTTCTCCCGAGTGGTGGATCGCGAACGTGCACCCGGGCCGGGTCATGTTCGAGCTGTCCTACCCCAACGAGAAGATCGCCCGTGAGGCCCTCACTCGCGCAGCGCACAAGCTGCCGATGAAGTGCCGGATCGTCAAGCGCGAGGCAGGTGAAGCGTGA
- the rplD gene encoding 50S ribosomal protein L4, whose product MSTIDILSPSGDTAGTVELPAEIFDVEKISIPLLHQVVVAQLAAARQGTHKVKRRGEVRGGGKKPYRQKGTGRARQGSTRAPQFAGGGVVHGPTPRDYSQRTPKKMKAAALRHALTDRARNARIHVITGVIEGETPSTKAAKSFLGKVSERKNVLLVIERSDEAALLSARNLPQIHILEPGQLNTYDVLVSDDVVFTQAAFESFVSGPQAADTEGSEA is encoded by the coding sequence ATGAGCACCATTGACATTCTGTCGCCCTCCGGCGACACCGCCGGGACCGTTGAGCTCCCGGCCGAGATCTTCGACGTAGAGAAGATCAGCATTCCGCTGCTTCACCAGGTCGTCGTCGCGCAGCTGGCCGCCGCCCGTCAGGGCACGCACAAGGTCAAGCGTCGTGGCGAGGTCCGCGGTGGTGGTAAGAAGCCGTACCGCCAGAAGGGCACCGGCCGCGCCCGTCAGGGTTCGACCCGCGCCCCGCAGTTCGCCGGCGGTGGCGTCGTGCACGGCCCGACGCCGCGCGACTACTCGCAGCGGACCCCGAAGAAGATGAAGGCCGCGGCCCTGCGCCACGCCCTCACCGACCGGGCCCGCAACGCTCGCATCCACGTCATCACCGGCGTGATCGAGGGCGAGACCCCCTCCACCAAGGCCGCCAAGAGCTTCCTCGGCAAGGTCAGCGAGCGCAAGAACGTGCTCCTGGTCATCGAGCGCTCCGACGAGGCCGCGCTGCTTTCCGCGCGCAACCTGCCCCAGATCCACATTCTGGAGCCGGGCCAGCTGAACACGTACGACGTTCTCGTCTCGGACGACGTGGTCTTCACCCAGGCCGCTTTCGAGTCCTTCGTGTCTGGCCCCCAGGCCGCTGACACCGAAGGGAGCGAAGCCTGA
- a CDS encoding ATP-binding protein: protein MNQETSEPEAQLANPVRNFSARLPPTPHGARQARLLAVRQLRDWGLPLDPAQHVVAELAANAATHGRVPGRDFRLTLYVVGGILRIEVTDTCGDRLPHPQRPAAEAESGRGLLLVEALTDRWGVARGPRPRKTIWAELDLAPEPEPEHGSSCSGARGALSQEPRR from the coding sequence ATGAATCAAGAAACCTCGGAGCCCGAGGCCCAACTCGCCAACCCCGTCCGCAACTTCAGCGCGCGCCTGCCACCCACACCCCACGGCGCCCGCCAGGCCCGCCTGCTGGCGGTACGGCAACTCCGCGACTGGGGCCTCCCGTTGGACCCGGCGCAGCATGTCGTGGCCGAGCTGGCGGCCAACGCGGCCACGCACGGCCGCGTACCGGGCCGGGACTTCAGGCTCACGCTCTACGTCGTCGGCGGCATCCTGCGTATCGAGGTCACCGACACCTGCGGCGACCGCCTGCCCCACCCCCAACGCCCGGCTGCGGAAGCCGAATCCGGCCGAGGCCTCCTCCTCGTCGAGGCGCTCACCGACCGCTGGGGCGTCGCCCGGGGACCGCGCCCGCGCAAGACGATCTGGGCGGAACTGGACCTCGCACCGGAACCGGAACCGGAGCACGGATCCTCGTGCTCCGGTGCGAGGGGCGCTCTTTCCCAAGAACCACGACGGTGA
- a CDS encoding Uma2 family endonuclease, whose amino-acid sequence MTIASDNAQQGASRFYRAMRDFLESMDDTIPGKFEITKEGIVHDMMSPVKPHELTVLHLRKRLEKAMPEELVAHTGEPDVEAASEGIMRHPDVMVIAMADMEGDGAFDPRTLIAAIEVVSRSNPDNDWVSKMRDYPLLGIPVYVIFDPRTGEGAVLTDIHATPDGPRYATRKDFVYGEDVTIAEWTIPTEGLPQYPDQGSAKQP is encoded by the coding sequence ATGACCATCGCCTCGGACAACGCGCAGCAGGGCGCTTCCCGCTTCTACCGGGCCATGAGGGACTTTCTTGAGTCCATGGACGACACCATCCCGGGCAAATTCGAGATCACCAAGGAAGGGATCGTCCACGACATGATGTCCCCCGTGAAGCCGCACGAACTCACCGTGCTGCACCTCCGGAAGCGCCTTGAGAAGGCCATGCCGGAGGAACTCGTGGCCCACACGGGAGAGCCGGACGTGGAGGCCGCATCCGAGGGCATCATGCGCCACCCCGATGTGATGGTGATCGCCATGGCGGACATGGAGGGCGACGGTGCGTTCGACCCGCGTACTCTCATCGCCGCCATCGAAGTGGTCTCCCGCTCCAACCCGGACAACGACTGGGTGAGCAAGATGCGTGACTATCCCTTGCTCGGCATTCCCGTCTACGTGATCTTCGACCCCCGCACGGGCGAGGGCGCCGTCCTCACCGACATCCACGCCACCCCCGACGGCCCCCGCTACGCCACCCGCAAGGACTTCGTCTACGGCGAGGACGTCACCATCGCAGAGTGGACGATCCCGACGGAGGGCCTGCCGCAGTACCCGGATCAGGGCTCCGCGAAACAACCCTGA
- a CDS encoding helix-turn-helix domain-containing protein, giving the protein MSDESVSNENEGVDEAGWDLEPGDESAPLVEAVGRLVRFCREQAGMRVADFAQVMGYGEDMIRKIERGARIPRVEFLDRADDVLNAGGHLRAFREDVEKAQYPKKVRDLKKKEDMAVELQLYSNHNIHGLLQTPEYARALLGTWRPTYSQGELERMLAGRMARKSIFKREPAPELSFVQEEVTLRRPVGGTMVLRRQLEHMLEVAQLPYVELQVMPTARASHPGTGGRIQVLKFADGSGAGRMDDDFGGRPVDSPRQLRVLELRYGIIRAQALTPEESLAFIEQVLGET; this is encoded by the coding sequence ATGAGTGACGAAAGCGTGAGCAACGAGAACGAAGGCGTGGACGAGGCCGGCTGGGACCTCGAACCCGGCGACGAGAGCGCGCCGTTGGTGGAGGCCGTGGGGCGACTCGTCAGGTTCTGCCGCGAGCAGGCCGGGATGCGGGTGGCCGACTTCGCCCAAGTCATGGGGTACGGCGAGGACATGATCCGCAAGATCGAGCGCGGGGCGCGGATTCCCCGGGTGGAGTTCCTGGACCGGGCCGACGACGTCCTGAACGCGGGTGGGCATCTGCGGGCATTCCGGGAGGATGTGGAGAAGGCCCAGTACCCGAAGAAGGTGCGGGACCTGAAGAAGAAGGAGGACATGGCGGTCGAGCTTCAGCTGTACAGCAACCACAACATTCATGGGTTGTTGCAGACACCGGAGTACGCGCGGGCGCTGCTGGGGACGTGGCGGCCGACGTACTCGCAAGGCGAGCTGGAACGCATGCTGGCAGGGCGTATGGCGCGCAAGTCCATCTTCAAGCGTGAGCCCGCGCCTGAACTGAGCTTCGTACAGGAAGAGGTGACGCTGCGCCGTCCGGTCGGAGGCACAATGGTGTTGCGCCGACAGCTTGAGCACATGCTGGAGGTGGCTCAGTTGCCTTACGTGGAACTCCAAGTGATGCCAACGGCCCGCGCGAGCCATCCTGGAACGGGCGGGCGGATCCAGGTGCTGAAGTTCGCGGACGGTTCGGGGGCAGGGCGTATGGACGACGATTTCGGAGGCCGACCGGTCGACAGCCCGAGGCAGCTCCGGGTCCTTGAGCTGCGGTATGGCATCATCCGGGCCCAGGCTCTTACGCCAGAGGAGTCGCTGGCCTTTATCGAGCAAGTGCTGGGAGAAACATGA
- the rpsS gene encoding 30S ribosomal protein S19, producing the protein MPRSLKKGPFVDGHLIKKVDVQNEAGSKNVIKTWSRRSMIVPAMLGHTIAVHNGKIHIPVFVTESMVGHKLGEFSPTRTFRGHVKDDRKSKRR; encoded by the coding sequence ATGCCGCGCAGTCTCAAGAAGGGGCCCTTCGTCGACGGCCACCTCATCAAGAAGGTGGACGTACAGAACGAGGCCGGCTCCAAGAACGTCATCAAGACCTGGTCCCGCCGCTCGATGATCGTCCCGGCCATGCTCGGCCACACGATCGCGGTGCACAATGGCAAGATCCACATCCCGGTGTTTGTCACCGAGTCGATGGTCGGCCACAAGCTCGGCGAGTTCTCGCCGACGCGCACCTTCCGGGGTCACGTCAAGGACGACCGGAAGTCGAAGCGCCGCTAG